The Janthinobacterium tructae genome contains the following window.
GGTGAACCTGTTCGGCCACGCCAATCCGCGCATCAATGCGGAACTCAAGGACCAGCTGGACCGCCTGGAACACGCGATGCTGGCCGGTTTCACGCATGCACCGGTGGTCGAACTGTCGGAAAAGCTGTCGGCATTGACGGGCGGCGTGCTTGGCCACAGCTTTTACGCGTCCGACGGCGCCTCGGCCGTGGAAATCGCCCTGAAAATGAGTTTTCACGCGTGGCGCAACAGCGGCAAGAGTGAAAAACAGGAATTCGTCTGCCTGAAAGGCAGCTACCACGGCGAAACCATCGGCGCGCTGGCCGTCACGGATGTCGCCCTGTTCAAGGATGCCTACGGCCCCCTGCTGCGCGCCTCGCAGACGGTGATGTCGCCCGACTTCCGCCAGGCGTTTGAGGGCGAATCTGCCGAAGACGTGGCGCGCCGCGCGGCGGCCGACGTGGAACAGCTGTTCCAGCAGAAGGCAGACAAGATCGCCGCCATCATCATCGAGCCGCTGGTGCAATGCGCCACCGGCATGGCCATGCACGACCCCTTGTACCTGTCGCTGGTGCGCGCCCTGTGCGACCGCTATCAGGTCCATTTGATACTCGACGAAATCGCCGTCGGCTGCGGCCGCACGGGCACTTTCTTTGCGTGCGAACAGGCCGGCATCTGGCCCGACTTCGTGTGTCTGTCCAAGGGAATCAGCGGCGGCTATCTGCCCCTGTCCCTGGTGATGACGCGCGAAGACATCTACCAGGCGTTCTACAGCACCGATGTGCGCCGCGGCTTCTTGCATTCGCACTCGTACACGGGCAACCCGCTGGCCTGCCGCGCCGCGCTGGCGACCCTGGCCATCTTCGAGGAAGACGATGTGCTGGTGGCCAACCGCGCGCGCGCCGCCAAGATTACGCGCGCCCTGGCGCCGCTGGCGCAGCATGAGCGCGTAAAACACTTCCGCCAGCAGGGCATGATCTGGGCCTTCGATGCCGTCGATGCGGCGCCCGATTTTTCGCGCCGCTTCTTCAGCACGGCGCTGGAACACGAACTGCTGATGCGCCCCATCGGTTCGACCGTCTACCTGATGCCGCCGTATATCCTCGACGACGAGGAAATCGCGGGCCTGGGCCAACAGACGCTGGCCGTCTTCAACACAGTGATCGGGGCCTGAGATGGAACTGATCGCACGATTACAACAGCAGCTGCAAGGGCTGGAAGAGCGCAGCCTGATCCGCCGCCGCCGCACCGTCGACACGCCGTGCGCGCCGCGCCTGACGGTGGACGGGCGCGACATGCTGGCCTTTTGCAGCAATGACTACCTGGGCCTGGCGTCGCATCCGCGCATCGTCGCCGCGCTGAAAGAAGGCGCCGACCTGTATGGCGCCGGTAGCGGCGCTTCTCACCTGATCAGTGGCCACAGCCGCGCCCACGCGCAGCTGGAAGAACGGCTGGCCGCTTTCGTCGGCGCCAACCTGGAACAGGCGCGCGCCCTGTATTTTTGCACGGGTTACATGGCTAA
Protein-coding sequences here:
- the bioA gene encoding adenosylmethionine--8-amino-7-oxononanoate transaminase, with product MKAEKQSGWVERSLRSVWHPCTQMQHHASGNNSVPLIPVSHGRGAWLYDHEGRRYLDAISSWWVNLFGHANPRINAELKDQLDRLEHAMLAGFTHAPVVELSEKLSALTGGVLGHSFYASDGASAVEIALKMSFHAWRNSGKSEKQEFVCLKGSYHGETIGALAVTDVALFKDAYGPLLRASQTVMSPDFRQAFEGESAEDVARRAAADVEQLFQQKADKIAAIIIEPLVQCATGMAMHDPLYLSLVRALCDRYQVHLILDEIAVGCGRTGTFFACEQAGIWPDFVCLSKGISGGYLPLSLVMTREDIYQAFYSTDVRRGFLHSHSYTGNPLACRAALATLAIFEEDDVLVANRARAAKITRALAPLAQHERVKHFRQQGMIWAFDAVDAAPDFSRRFFSTALEHELLMRPIGSTVYLMPPYILDDEEIAGLGQQTLAVFNTVIGA